In Mytilus trossulus isolate FHL-02 chromosome 10, PNRI_Mtr1.1.1.hap1, whole genome shotgun sequence, the DNA window ACTAGCACTGGAGCACGCGATGCATGGAACGTTAAAAGGAACCGGTTAGTATTTCGTTTGAAGCGCATCACCCAGGGACATGTTACTGTATTGTCGATATCTGATACAGGTATGATACGGATAAGTTGTCCAGTTGGGGTCAGCTGATGGATATTATTTGAATCGTAGTCTACAACGTATACATTCCCGTCTTGGTCAATTTCCTGGTTAAACGATCTCAAATTACTATGGTTATATTGGAAACCTTTACCTCCAGCTGATTCTAATTCAATAGAGTAAGTACCATTCCTATAAATGTACTCATTTTTCTGGTAACAAGTCACGAATCTAGTATCGCATCCTTTTTGTAATTCTTTTATCTTAGCCCCCGTTTCAGAGTTTAACCAAGAAATTGTGTTAGTGTCAGAAGCAGTAATGTACTCATAATCCACCAAACATAGTCCCCACATTGGAACACTTGTATCTAAGGTCTTTACTAATGTTAACGGTTTAACGTTAATTATGAAAATCTTCTGTGCATAAGAAGACACGGCTACAGTTTGATCATTCACCTTAGTGACATCAGTTGGTTCGTTCGGAACGCTCAATACTCCCGTTTGTTTGCCGGTATTGTCGTGATACGCAACCCTTCTATTATTATAGTCGGTTATAATGATATCGTCGTTAAGGAATATACCACTGATAAAACTACCTCTAATGTCGATTGTAAACATAACTTTTATCTTTccagtttgaaaatttacagtCTTGAATCCGGGAAGAGACGGTCTTTTTTCAGTAGAAAGAAGGCGACCGAAACTAACagtgtttgaaataaaatctgTAGCTTCGAACTTTATCGATATGTCCTTTATTCCCTGTATAACTTTAGacaaatcattttctaattGTGGTATTTTCCTGTAAATCTCCTCCATTTTGACCAAGCATTGTACTTCAGATCCCTGGGATAAACACGCTTCAAACAAATTCTGCCAATGATCAAAGGTACTCTTCAGAAAAGACAGTTTAGTAGACTCTTCACTTAGTCTGAGAACATTGACCTTTCTAGCACTGTTTacttcttcttttattttgttttctagttTTTCCAATTTTTCATTCAACTTTTTACGCATGTTTGTTATTTCGACTAAGACAACATCTatatctgtttttaaatttgctGAATTTTTATTTCGGTTTTGAATGATTTCTTCTAGTTTAAAACTTGTTTCTTTCAATTTCGTCAAAAGTTCCTTTGCTTTTAACGATTCCTTAACACCGGCTACAGCTTTATCTATAGTTATAACTTGTTCACATTTTCTATGATGTACAGTAGCACAAATGGTACAACATGGTTGGAAATGATCGTTGCAGTATATCTCAATTATCTTATCTGGGTGTTCGTCGCAAGCAACAAACgcacaaatatttgaaataggcgtatcttcatttatatttttgatcgGAACTATCTTGTGATTAAGCGTCACTTTGAAAGTTTTGTGATTGGCTTCACATGTATCGCAATATGCCTCCTCACAAACCGTACACCATGTTATTGCCTTCTGAGAAACATTTTTACGACTACAAGCATCGCAAAGTTTCTCGGCTTTCTTCATTGATCTTCTATCAATCATAGAAACGACAAAATGATTTCCCGGCAAATTTCTAGCCCACCTTTCAGGTTTCTCCATTTTGTCTCCAATAGGAACACGGCGACGACAAACTGGgcatttgaattcatttgtGTGTACATCCTTCACGGTTGAAACAATATAggtatttatacatgtttcacAGAAGGTGTGTAAGCACGGTAAATACTTTGGCTGTTTAAATGTTTCAAGACAAATAGAACATGTCAATAAATCAGCAAAATCTTCTTTTACAGGATCAACTTCTTCGTTTACTTTAACAGGAGACGCCATTGTGTCCTAATTAATAAACTTCCTTGTTCCTTGATACCTACCcgataaatatctaaatataaatactgattTATGTGTAAAGAGGTCGATAGCTAGCCTTCTATTGATAACAAATGCATATATCTATGTtcactgtaaaaaaaaccattgtACACCTCAAAATGatcattattctttttaaaagcaaCATTATAAGATTCATAAGAGTACACAAACGCGACAtgcacttaaaaaaaatcttaagaaaAGACACGTTTTACAATTATTAAAGCATGCTACAGTTCAGAATATTTTGACAGTGAAAGGTAATGAGGGCATTCAATTATCTTTCTACAACTAATGAAAAAATTTAATTGGTTTAGGCGAGCGATTTCTTTATAGAACCAAAATGAATGCTTTTGTATTTATAATGGACCTCCACTTAATTTAATAATGTGGCGATATTAAAGCCTCAAAATGTGCCTGTAGATGAAAAAATACCATCGTATACACGCCTTGTGCATTGGATGGAGCGAAGGGGGAATTTTGGTGATAGATGGCTGATTAACGTCTAGTGGCAAGTTAATATGCATATTTAGGACGAGAATATGCTAATGTACTATGAATATTTACGGTTATTTTACCATACCTTATACTAGAATGACATGAATGACATGCTGAGCCGGATTATTAATGTGCTAGTACACAAGGTACCTGTCCAAAGGACGACATGTCACCTTACACAGACATATATTCCAACTCCGAGCCCATCATTTTATGCTCTTAAGTCTTAAATACGCGTGCtataaaaataatgcattaGTTAAGATAATTATGATAATTGATATCTTTCGATCTATCTATCTGCTGTACAGACGAAGTGTACGATTGTGTACAGATGTTACATGTTGAAACTGTGCTTGTTTAAAGTCGGGAAGCTCGTTAGTGGTTGTATTAAACTATCGTTTTTGGGAGAAATTAATGCTGGTGACAGACCTTTGCTTGTTCAATATTTAGTATGGACTAGGAACGAATAAGAGCTTTGTTATTGTACTGACACCTTTTTTTTTAGGACTATATGTTttgagattatttttgtttctcgtttggttgctgtctcattaaaGTGTATACCATCCACATCACCAATCCATTCATTATACACCTAAACTTAATGTCATTGTTTTGAATTGAtttctgatattttattttattacacaatacaaatattattaacTCATGTATTAGTATATTAGTTGcagttcatttaattttatgcAAGGCTAAAAACCCGTACAAAGGcatgtttaataaaaattttgGTAGTTAAGATGTTTAGACAAACAGTACAGGTCAAGAGAAATCGCCAAAGTCGTCTTTTATAGAGTCATCATTTATGGTCTATCTTTGGTAAAGTATATTCAGACTTTTTATAGAGTCATCTTTTATTGAGTCATCCTTGGTAAAGAAAATACAATGCATAGTAGAGCGAAAATGACAAGGAcccttttcataaattttctaaGACGTTTCTTAGCTTTTGTactttcaaaatcaaatacttTGGTAGATAACTAGAATTGttgaagaaaatgttttagaCTTTTCACTAAGGAGAGACAAGTACGCTTGAtagaaatgttttgttttagaggaaaatatatcacaaaaaaGCTTTAAGAAAAAGGGTACAAGGTACCAAGCTAGGTGTACTTGTAACTATAGTAGTTACTGATAGCTAGTTCAAACTCTGATTTCaacttatatataaatcatGTTTCCTCGACTTCAAAGGGGTATCACTCGGAACTATTTGTTAAAAAGCgtcaaattattaaaaagaagatcAATGTTAGAAGGATAAAtacaattttagtttctttattattatgaggctgacttcatacaggaacttcttaggaagacaGATaggaagttagcaatatcctttatctctactttccgctatatagatgatgttcgttcactaaataattcaaaatttggtgactatgtcgaacgcatctatcccattgaactagagataaagaaTACAACAGATACTGTTAAgacggcctcatatcttgacaaccccgccacattatttatgcatgtgcctgtcccaagtcaggagcctgtaattcagtagttggcgtttgtttatgtgttacatatttgtttttctttaaaaaaaaattatatatataaggccgttagttttctcgtttgaattgttttacattgtcttatcttaacctgttatagctgactatgcggtatgggctttgctcatagttgaaggccgtacggtgaccaatagttgttaatatctgtgtcattttggtctcttgtggacagttgtctcattgacattcataccacatcttcctttttatattacatctagaaattgatcATAaaggtcgattgaaaacaaaactttacaacaaaagagatgacttcagctttccaattgtgaactttccatttctaagtagcagcattccagcagcacctgcatacggtgtatatatatcccaattgatacgatatttccgtgcttgcatttcctatcatgattttcttgatagagggttgttgctcacaaggaagctattaaatcaagagttccaaatggtgcagttgaaatcatctcttcgtaaattttacggacgccatcacgagttggttgaccgttatggaataaccgtttcacgaatgatatcggatatgttccttatgttttaactacaatccccttcccttttataaatgtgacctaccgaattagactatttaccggattttatatcttataagcaacacgacgggtgccacatgtggagcaggatctgcttatccttccggagcacctgagatccccctagttttttggtggggttcgtgttgtttattctttagttttctatgttgtgtcgtgtgtactattgtttgtctattcgtccttttcatttttagccatggcgttgtcagtttattttcgatttatgagttcgactgtccctctggtatatttcgtccctctttaataGATTGTGGAATAGATAACCTGAAAAAATAAGTGTATCTAAAGAATCAACTACATAGTACTTCACCAGATAGTTCATTAACTCTTTAGACTCTAGATAAGTGAGAGTTTGGCAAAGTTAAAGTCTATAATATATCTGTTGGACGTTTTTTGTCGCAGGATTTTGATCTAATTAATGTATACCCATCACCAACATTTCATTCATACATATTGATGTTGATTGAGAGCGTTTGCGTTTGTTAGTATTTGTGGTTTTCCTTTTGTTGAATTTGCCTTGGATCTCGATATTTTAGTTTTACTTTTTCATAGTAATTAAACGACAGTAATATTAAACAGTTGCtattattttattgattcaCTACGCAGAATTTTGAATACCATATAACAGTTCATCAGTAACAGTTTAATCAATTTCACATACTAGCACTGGACCTGCCGATTCATGAAACGTTAGAAGAAACTGGTTAGTTTTTCGTTTGAAGCGCATTACCCAAGGATTTGTTACTGTATTGTCGATATCTGATACAGGAATGATACGGATAAGTTCACCAGTAGGGGTCAGCTGATGGATGTTGTTTGAGCAGTATCCTACAACGTATATATTCCCTTCTCCGTCAATTTCCTGATTGaatgaatttgataaattaCTATGGTTATACTGAAAGTTTTTTCTGGGAGCTGATTCAAATTTTACAGTGAGTTGACCATCCCAATACATGTATTCACTTTTCCGGTAACAAGTGACGAAACGTATGCTAGAGCCTGTGCCTATTGGGAATTCTTTTATGATAGCACCCGTTTGAGCGTTCAaccaataaatataattattgttaaCAATCATGTACTCATCGTCTACACAACATAATCCCCACATTTGAACACTTGTATTTAATGTCCTTACCAGAGTTAATGGCTTATAACGTtaattacaaaaatcttctttgcATTAGACGACACGGCTACTGTCTGATCATTCACCTTAGTGATATCAGTCGGTAAGTTCGGAAGGATCAATGCTCCTATTTGTTTGCCGGTTTTGTCGTGATACACGATCCTTGTATTACTATTGTCGGTTATAATGATATCGTCGTTAAAGAATATACCACTGATATAATTGCCTCTAATGTCGATTGTAAACATAACTTTGATCTTTCCAGTTAGAAAATTTACAGTCTTTAATCCGGGAAGAGACGGTCTTTTTTCAGTAGAATGTAAGCGACCGAAGCGAAcagtatttgaaataatatttgtaGCTTCGAACTTTACCGATATGTCCTTAATTCCCTGTATAACTTTAGTCAAATCATCTTCGTACTGTGGAATTTTCCTGTAAATCTCCTCCATTTTGACCAAGCATTGTATTTCAGAACCCTGGGATAAGCAAGCCTCAAACATAGTCTTCCAGTGATCAAATGTACTCTTCAGGCCTGACAGTTCAGTAGACTCTTCACTAAGTCTGAGTATATTGACTTTTCTAGCACTGATTACTTCTTCTCTTATTTCGTTTTCTAGTTGATCCAATTTTTCATTTAACGTTTTGCGCGCGTTTGCAATTTCGACTAAGATACCATCTATTTCGTTTTCGaaatttgttgtgttttgatTTCGGTTTTGAATAATTTCTTCTAGTTTGTGACTTGTTTCTTTTAACTTCTTCGTCAGTTCCTGTGCTTTTGTAGATTCTTTTACTCCGGATACGGCTTTATCTATGGTAATAACTTGTTCACATTTTCTGTGGTGTACAGTAGCACAAATGGTACAACATGGATGGGAATGATCCTTGCAGTATATTTCGATTAACTTGTCTGGGTGTTCGTCGCAAGCGACAGACgcacaaatatttgaaatggaCGTATCTTCATTTATATCTTTGATCGGTACTATCTTGTGATTTAGTGTCACTTTGAATGTTTTGTGATTGGCTTCACAGGTATCGCAGTATGCCTCCTCACAAACCGTACACCATGCCATTGccttttgagaaatatttttacgGATACAAGCGTCGCAAAGTTTCTCTGCTTTCTTCAATGATCTTCTATCAATCATGGAAACGACAAAATGATTTCCCGGCAAATTTCTAGCCCACCTTTCAGGTTTCTCCACGTTGTCTCCAATAGGAACACGGCGACGACATACTGggcatttgaattcatttaatttttgtgtGTACATCCTTCACGGTTGAAACAATATAggtatttatacatgtttcgcAGAAGGTGTGTAAGCACGGTAAATATTTTGGCTGTTTAAATGTTTCAAGACAAATAGAACAAGTCAATAAATCAGCAAAATCTTCTTTTACAGGATCAACTTCTTCGTTTACTTTTACCGGAGACGCCATTTTGTTCTTATCAATAAACTTCCTTGTTACCTTACCAATAAGTATCTAAATATAGATAGACAGAATGTCTAACATTGATAACaagttcatatatatttatgttaactgtaatacataaatgtacgcctcaaaattacaattattatttcaaaacgcTTAAATAAAAGACGACTGACAGTTTATAAAAAGACGATTTTTTAACGACTTTGATGCACCAACTTAACAAACGACTAT includes these proteins:
- the LOC134686661 gene encoding E3 ubiquitin-protein ligase TRIM33-like, producing the protein MASPVKVNEEVDPVKEDFADLLTCSICLETFKQPKYLPCLHTFCETCINTYIVSTVKDVHTNEFKCPVCRRRVPIGDKMEKPERWARNLPGNHFVVSMIDRRSMKKAEKLCDACSRKNVSQKAITWCTVCEEAYCDTCEANHKTFKVTLNHKIVPIKNINEDTPISNICAFVACDEHPDKIIEIYCNDHFQPCCTICATVHHRKCEQVITIDKAVAGVKESLKAKELLTKLKETSFKLEEIIQNRNKNSANLKTDIDVVLVEITNMRKKLNEKLEKLENKIKEEVNSARKVNVLRLSEESTKLSFLKSTFDHWQNLFEACLSQGSEVQCLVKMEEIYRKIPQLENDLSKVIQGIKDISIKFEATDFISNTVSFGRLLSTEKRPSLPGFKTVNFQTGKIKVMFTIDIRGSFISGIFLNDDIIITDYNNRRVAYHDNTGKQTGVLSVPNEPTDVTKVNDQTVAVSSYAQKIFIINVKPLTLVKTLDTSVPMWGLCLVDYEYITASDTNTISWLNSETGAKIKELQKGCDTRFVTCYQKNEYIYRNGTYSIELESAGGKGFQYNHSNLRSFNQEIDQDGNVYVVDYDSNNIHQLTPTGQLIRIIPVSDIDNTVTCPWVMRFKRNTNRFLLTFHASRAPVLVCEID
- the LOC134686663 gene encoding tripartite motif-containing protein 2-like codes for the protein MASPVKVNEEVDPVKEDFADLLTCSICLETFKQPKYLPCLHTFCETCINTYIVSTVKDAMAWCTVCEEAYCDTCEANHKTFKVTLNHKIVPIKDINEDTSISNICASVACDEHPDKLIEIYCKDHSHPCCTICATVHHRKCEQVITIDKAVSGVKESTKAQELTKKLKETSHKLEEIIQNRNQNTTNFENEIDGILVEIANARKTLNEKLDQLENEIREEVISARKVNILRLSEESTELSGLKSTFDHWKTMFEACLSQGSEIQCLVKMEEIYRKIPQYEDDLTKVIQGIKDISPLTLVRTLNTSVQMWGLCCVDDEYMIVNNNYIYWLNAQTGAIIKEFPIGTGSSIRFVTCYRKSEYMYWDGQLTVKFESAPRKNFQYNHSNLSNSFNQEIDGEGNIYVVGYCSNNIHQLTPTGELIRIIPVSDIDNTVTNPWVMRFKRKTNQFLLTFHESAGPVLVCEID